From the genome of Gemmatimonas phototrophica, one region includes:
- a CDS encoding homogentisate 1,2-dioxygenase, protein MPIYHQLGSIPRKRHIVFRRPDGGLYAEELMGHEGFVGTSSLLYHTHPPTTYLSARKIRDLAWVEDKEMSLRHRHFLTSRVKKGGSATLDRLPLLFNSDIGMLYVEPDVADTHFYRNSQADEVVYVVEGHGVLESVFGDLPYKPGDYVVIHRNITHRWRLDPAQGPTKLLVMESRGHVRTPKRYRNEFGQLLEGAPFSERDIRRPQHTAPRDEKGEFPIYVKQYDALNELVLDHHPFDVIGWDGYFYPWIFNIHDFEPIVGRIHQPPPVHQTFQGDGFVICSFCPRPYDFDPEAIPAPYNHSNVDSDEVLFYASSEFMSRKGIEYGSITHHPDGLAHGPHPGRTEASIGAKYTNELAVMMDSFRPLKVAKAAVDIEDPKYHQSWIEAQHAQFNPPTS, encoded by the coding sequence ATGCCCATCTATCATCAACTCGGCAGCATTCCGCGCAAGCGGCACATCGTGTTCCGTCGTCCCGATGGCGGGTTGTACGCCGAAGAGCTCATGGGGCACGAAGGCTTTGTGGGCACCTCCTCGCTGCTCTACCACACGCATCCGCCCACCACGTACCTCTCGGCCCGCAAGATCCGCGATCTGGCCTGGGTGGAAGACAAGGAGATGTCGCTTCGTCATCGGCACTTCCTCACGTCGCGCGTGAAGAAAGGAGGGTCGGCGACGCTCGATCGACTGCCGCTGCTGTTCAACAGCGACATCGGCATGTTGTACGTGGAACCCGACGTGGCCGATACGCACTTCTACCGCAACTCGCAGGCGGACGAAGTGGTGTACGTGGTGGAAGGGCACGGGGTACTGGAATCGGTGTTCGGCGATCTGCCGTACAAGCCCGGTGACTACGTGGTCATTCACCGCAACATCACGCACCGGTGGCGGCTCGATCCGGCACAGGGACCAACCAAGCTGTTGGTGATGGAGAGCCGCGGGCACGTGCGCACCCCCAAGCGCTATCGCAACGAGTTCGGACAGCTGCTGGAAGGTGCGCCATTCTCCGAGCGAGACATCCGCCGTCCGCAGCATACGGCGCCGCGAGACGAGAAGGGGGAGTTCCCCATCTACGTCAAGCAGTACGATGCGCTCAACGAGCTCGTGCTCGATCACCATCCGTTCGATGTGATTGGATGGGACGGCTACTTCTATCCGTGGATCTTCAACATCCACGATTTCGAGCCGATCGTGGGACGCATTCACCAGCCGCCGCCGGTGCACCAGACGTTTCAGGGAGACGGGTTCGTGATCTGCAGTTTCTGTCCGCGACCGTACGATTTCGATCCCGAGGCCATTCCGGCCCCGTACAATCACAGCAACGTGGATTCCGATGAGGTGCTCTTCTACGCCTCCAGTGAATTCATGAGCCGGAAGGGCATCGAGTACGGCTCCATCACGCACCATCCCGATGGGCTCGCGCACGGTCCGCACCCCGGACGTACTGAAGCGTCAATCGGCGCCAAGTACACCAACGAACTGGCCGTCATGATGGACAGCTTCCGCCCTCTCAAAGTGGCGAAGGCCGCCGTCGATATCGAAGATCCCAAGTATCATCAGAGCTGGATCGAAGCGCAGCACGCGCAGTTCAATCCGCCCACGTCCTGA
- the hppD gene encoding 4-hydroxyphenylpyruvate dioxygenase, whose amino-acid sequence MATLTVPEAGVEQDAFPINGTDYVEFYVGNAKQASHYYRAAFGYALVAYRGPETGVRDRASYLLQQGKIRLVLTTALSSDSPIAAHVHRHGDGVKDYALWVDDARLAYDTAIARGAIGIQEPQVVQDADGEVVLAAIGTYGDTIHSLVERRNYRGLFLPGFKPVTSHYQPADVGLKYVDHCVGNVELGRMNHWVAYYANVLGFRNLITFDDSDISTEYSSLMSKVMANGNDKIKFPINEPASGKKKSQIEEYLDFYGGPGAQHLALATDDILTTVTALKNRGVEFLSVPTSYYDELQARVGQIDEPVEELAKLGILVDRDPDGYLLQIFTKPVEDRPTLFYEIIQRKGATSFGKGNFKALFESIEREQELRGNL is encoded by the coding sequence ATGGCTACGTTGACCGTTCCAGAAGCGGGCGTCGAACAGGACGCTTTTCCCATCAATGGCACCGACTACGTGGAGTTCTACGTCGGGAATGCCAAGCAGGCGAGCCACTACTATCGCGCCGCGTTCGGCTATGCGTTGGTGGCGTATCGTGGCCCCGAAACCGGTGTGCGCGACCGCGCCAGCTATCTCCTGCAGCAGGGGAAGATTCGCCTGGTGCTCACCACCGCGCTCTCGTCCGACTCGCCCATTGCCGCGCACGTGCACCGGCATGGCGACGGCGTCAAGGATTATGCGTTGTGGGTGGATGACGCCCGGTTGGCCTACGACACCGCCATCGCACGCGGGGCCATTGGCATTCAGGAACCGCAGGTGGTGCAGGATGCCGATGGCGAGGTGGTCCTTGCCGCCATTGGCACCTACGGTGACACCATACATTCGCTGGTTGAGCGCCGTAACTATCGCGGACTCTTTCTGCCAGGCTTCAAGCCCGTGACCTCGCACTATCAGCCCGCCGACGTGGGGCTCAAATACGTGGATCATTGCGTGGGGAACGTAGAGCTGGGCCGCATGAACCATTGGGTGGCCTACTACGCCAACGTGCTCGGCTTCCGCAATCTCATCACCTTCGACGATTCGGATATCAGCACCGAGTACTCGTCGCTCATGTCGAAGGTCATGGCCAATGGGAACGACAAGATCAAGTTCCCCATCAACGAGCCCGCCTCGGGGAAGAAGAAGTCGCAGATTGAAGAGTACCTCGACTTCTACGGTGGTCCCGGCGCGCAGCACCTGGCGCTCGCCACTGACGACATTCTGACCACGGTAACCGCCCTGAAGAACCGCGGCGTGGAATTCCTGTCCGTGCCCACGTCGTACTACGACGAGCTGCAGGCGCGCGTAGGGCAGATTGACGAGCCGGTCGAAGAGTTGGCCAAGCTGGGCATCCTCGTGGATCGTGATCCTGACGGCTACCTGCTGCAGATCTTCACGAAGCCGGTGGAAGATCGCCCCACACTCTTCTACGAAATCATTCAGCGCAAGGGGGCCACGAGCTTCGGCAAGGGCAACTTCAAGGCGCTTTTCGAAAGTATCGAGCGCGAGCAGGAACTGCGCGGCAACCTCTGA
- a CDS encoding acetoacetate--CoA ligase, whose protein sequence is MASDGAMGSPIWEPTDADIAVARMTAFRTTLLAQGTVPATVTDAHALQRWSVEHPGAFWEAVWRAAGIQADGPGAPDSPWESVLHDGHSMRPPHRTSSGWEGPRWFTGTRLNFAEHLLRRRDDALALVAWNEHGAQQRLTYRDLAARVAQCAAALASQGVGVGDRVAGWLPNLPEAVIVMLATASLGATWSSCSPDFGTKGVLDRFGQIAPTVLVAADAYWYAGKRMDCMPRLREIVAALPSLRAVWVVPYVSPDIELADLPLAQRFDLVLASHVHRTEPEFVRLPFDHPLYILYSSGTTGLPKCMVHGAGGTLLQHWKELALHTDVQANDVLFYFTTCGWMMWNWLVSGLALGATVVLYDGAPLAPDPTILWRMAEGEHVTVFGTSAKYLAMCEKEGVVPRDVANLSALRAILSTGSPLAAHSYDFVAHAIGPRVRLSSISGGTDIVSCFALGDPTGPVYRGELQMRGLGMAVEVHDERGQPVQGVPGELVCTRPFPSMPVAFWNDPDGALYRAAYFEHTPGVWRHGDWAELTAHDGLVIHGRSDTTLNPGGVRIGTAEIYRQVEQIPEVVESLAVEQTIGIAAGTDSRVVLFVRLREHVMLTEALEKRIRTRIREHTSPHHVPKVIVAVADIPRTISGKITEIAVREVIHGRPVRNVEALANPAALELYRDIPALRH, encoded by the coding sequence ATGGCGAGTGACGGGGCGATGGGGTCTCCCATTTGGGAGCCAACCGATGCGGACATCGCCGTGGCCCGGATGACGGCGTTTCGCACCACATTACTGGCACAAGGGACGGTACCTGCCACGGTCACGGATGCACACGCCCTGCAGCGTTGGTCGGTGGAGCATCCCGGCGCCTTCTGGGAAGCAGTGTGGCGCGCCGCTGGTATCCAGGCCGATGGACCGGGTGCGCCCGACTCGCCGTGGGAATCCGTGCTGCACGACGGCCACTCCATGCGTCCGCCCCACCGCACATCGTCTGGCTGGGAGGGCCCGCGGTGGTTCACCGGAACGCGCCTCAATTTTGCCGAGCATCTGCTACGTCGCCGTGACGACGCGCTCGCCCTGGTCGCGTGGAACGAGCATGGTGCTCAGCAGCGACTGACGTACCGCGATCTGGCGGCCCGAGTCGCGCAATGTGCGGCCGCTCTGGCCTCGCAGGGGGTCGGAGTGGGGGATCGGGTCGCTGGGTGGCTGCCCAACCTCCCTGAGGCCGTCATCGTCATGCTCGCGACGGCCTCGTTGGGCGCGACCTGGTCCAGCTGTTCCCCCGACTTTGGCACCAAGGGTGTCCTCGATCGATTCGGGCAGATCGCGCCGACGGTTCTGGTCGCCGCCGATGCGTACTGGTACGCGGGCAAGCGCATGGACTGCATGCCCCGCCTGCGCGAGATCGTTGCCGCCTTGCCAAGCCTGCGGGCCGTTTGGGTGGTGCCCTATGTGAGTCCGGACATCGAGCTCGCCGATCTTCCGCTCGCCCAGCGGTTCGATCTCGTGTTGGCGTCGCACGTTCATCGGACTGAACCGGAGTTCGTGCGTCTCCCCTTTGATCATCCGTTGTACATCCTGTATTCCAGCGGCACCACGGGGCTCCCCAAGTGCATGGTGCACGGCGCCGGTGGCACCCTGTTGCAGCACTGGAAGGAATTGGCGCTGCACACCGATGTGCAGGCCAACGACGTGCTGTTCTACTTCACCACCTGCGGCTGGATGATGTGGAACTGGCTGGTTTCAGGGCTCGCCCTCGGCGCCACGGTCGTGTTGTACGACGGGGCGCCCCTGGCCCCCGATCCAACCATCCTGTGGCGCATGGCCGAGGGCGAGCACGTCACGGTGTTCGGAACCAGCGCCAAGTATCTGGCGATGTGCGAAAAAGAAGGCGTCGTGCCGCGCGACGTGGCCAACCTGTCGGCGCTCCGTGCGATCCTCTCCACGGGCAGTCCGCTCGCGGCCCACAGCTATGATTTTGTGGCGCACGCCATTGGCCCGCGGGTGCGGCTCTCCAGCATAAGCGGCGGGACCGATATCGTGAGTTGTTTTGCGCTGGGCGATCCCACCGGGCCCGTGTACCGCGGGGAGTTGCAGATGCGAGGGTTGGGCATGGCGGTGGAGGTGCACGACGAGCGGGGGCAGCCGGTGCAGGGGGTTCCTGGAGAGTTGGTCTGCACCCGCCCGTTTCCCAGCATGCCGGTGGCATTCTGGAACGACCCCGACGGCGCCCTCTATCGGGCGGCCTACTTTGAGCACACGCCGGGCGTATGGCGTCATGGCGACTGGGCCGAACTGACGGCCCACGATGGCCTCGTTATCCACGGACGGAGTGACACCACGTTGAATCCAGGTGGGGTCCGCATCGGGACGGCGGAGATCTATCGCCAGGTGGAGCAGATTCCCGAAGTGGTGGAGTCGCTGGCCGTGGAGCAGACCATTGGCATAGCGGCCGGTACCGATTCGCGGGTGGTGCTGTTCGTGCGACTGCGAGAGCACGTCATGCTGACGGAAGCCCTTGAAAAGCGCATCCGTACGCGCATCCGGGAGCACACCAGTCCGCATCACGTGCCGAAGGTGATCGTGGCGGTGGCGGATATTCCCCGCACCATCAGCGGCAAGATCACAGAAATTGCTGTTCGGGAGGTTATCCACGGTCGACCGGTGCGGAACGTGGAGGCGCTGGCGAATCCCGCCGCGCTGGAGCTCTATCGCGATATTCCGGCGTTGCGCCACTAG
- a CDS encoding class I adenylate-forming enzyme family protein, with protein sequence MPFPQLPELFDPVAWWARVDGTRTAVVDSATAASISYAQLDADADTWHVVLERLGVQPGDRVGILAQNRYEFLPVFFACIRRGAILVPLNWRLSPAELTRVLANAMPTVVLGEAAYESLAGEARCAAPWVDLDREAAVLLMAARQSTAPPSPVRTHEDTTMLLYTSGSTGAPKGVMLPHRQLLWNALGTSTGWALGSEDVAPAATPFFHTGGWHVFTTPLLFRGGTVVLMGAFDAEEHLEVMARHRLTMSFGVPTQLDMLRQAANWGRPLPALRTFISGGAPCPQRTKDAVRAAGYRFREGYGLTECGPNCFATSDATAMAKDGTVGWPMPFLSMRLHTDAGEPTGAGEVGELQLRGPQMFSGYFNAPDRTAEVLTSDGWLRTGDLASVDADGVYRICGRRKEMFISGGENVFPGEVETALLDCPGVLEATVVGVPDAKWGEVGCAVVVRRDPALGESVLLREARRRLAGYKVPRHLVFTEALPRLGSGKIDRQLVLTMALAAVRERS encoded by the coding sequence ATGCCTTTTCCCCAGTTGCCTGAGCTGTTCGACCCGGTGGCCTGGTGGGCCCGGGTTGATGGCACCCGAACGGCTGTCGTTGATTCCGCGACGGCCGCGTCGATCTCCTACGCGCAACTCGATGCCGATGCCGATACGTGGCATGTGGTGCTGGAGCGGCTGGGGGTGCAGCCCGGGGACCGGGTGGGGATACTGGCGCAGAATCGCTACGAGTTCCTCCCGGTGTTTTTCGCCTGCATCCGTCGTGGCGCCATCCTGGTCCCATTGAACTGGCGGTTGTCTCCCGCCGAGTTGACACGGGTGCTGGCGAACGCCATGCCGACTGTGGTTCTGGGCGAAGCCGCGTATGAATCGCTGGCGGGAGAGGCCCGATGTGCGGCGCCCTGGGTGGACCTCGATCGAGAGGCGGCGGTGTTGTTGATGGCGGCGCGTCAGAGCACCGCTCCCCCAAGTCCCGTGCGGACGCATGAGGATACCACGATGCTGCTCTATACCTCGGGGAGCACTGGCGCGCCGAAAGGAGTCATGCTCCCGCATCGGCAATTGCTCTGGAATGCGTTGGGTACCTCCACGGGATGGGCTCTGGGGTCGGAAGATGTGGCGCCCGCAGCAACGCCGTTCTTTCACACCGGCGGCTGGCATGTGTTCACCACGCCGCTGCTGTTTCGTGGCGGTACGGTCGTCCTCATGGGCGCGTTCGATGCCGAAGAGCATCTCGAGGTCATGGCGCGGCATCGACTGACCATGTCCTTTGGCGTCCCCACCCAACTGGACATGTTGCGACAGGCGGCCAATTGGGGGCGTCCGCTTCCGGCGTTACGCACGTTCATCTCCGGCGGTGCCCCCTGTCCGCAGCGTACCAAAGACGCAGTGCGCGCCGCCGGCTATCGGTTCCGGGAAGGGTACGGACTCACAGAGTGCGGGCCCAATTGCTTCGCGACCAGCGACGCCACCGCCATGGCGAAAGACGGCACGGTTGGCTGGCCCATGCCGTTTCTGTCCATGCGTCTGCACACCGATGCCGGGGAGCCCACTGGCGCTGGCGAGGTAGGGGAATTGCAGCTGCGCGGTCCGCAAATGTTCTCCGGGTATTTCAACGCCCCGGACCGAACCGCTGAGGTCCTGACCAGCGACGGATGGCTGCGCACCGGTGACCTGGCCAGTGTGGACGCTGACGGGGTGTACCGCATCTGCGGACGTCGCAAGGAAATGTTCATCTCCGGCGGAGAGAATGTCTTTCCCGGTGAGGTGGAAACCGCTCTGCTGGATTGTCCAGGCGTATTGGAAGCCACCGTCGTGGGTGTGCCGGATGCCAAGTGGGGCGAGGTGGGCTGTGCCGTGGTCGTACGGCGCGACCCCGCACTCGGCGAGAGCGTCCTGCTTCGTGAGGCAAGACGCCGATTGGCGGGATACAAGGTGCCGCGCCATCTGGTCTTCACCGAGGCGCTTCCTCGGCTGGGGTCCGGGAAGATCGACCGGCAACTGGTGTTGACGATGGCCCTCGCGGCCGTTCGGGAGCGGAGTTGA
- a CDS encoding extracellular catalytic domain type 1 short-chain-length polyhydroxyalkanoate depolymerase, with product MAAVAPTPEAPAQVITGRHTGPHGSRAWRLVLPTAPASTPRPLVVMLHGCLQDAADIARGSGFDAVAEQGGALVLYPEQPESANPRKCWNWFDAAHQQRGRGEPALLSALIEEVRRSYGGQSGQVHLVGISAGGAMANLLFGAYPEQFASVMTVAGVAWQAAPNVGRALAVMQQGAGDALPGGAAWLTAMGSHAQAVPVVVVHGVADPVVSVRNADETARQYVQLHDALAARQGAPALVVTELPAVTMNGVEVRETQWRNASGQTMVALLRVEGLAHAFPRGDASGSFTDPRGPDLVARLRAFLTASRR from the coding sequence ATGGCAGCTGTTGCTCCGACACCTGAGGCGCCTGCACAGGTGATCACCGGCCGCCACACCGGTCCTCACGGGAGCCGAGCGTGGCGTCTGGTCTTACCCACTGCGCCGGCCAGTACACCACGGCCACTGGTGGTGATGTTGCACGGCTGTCTCCAGGACGCGGCAGATATTGCGCGCGGGAGCGGGTTCGATGCGGTGGCCGAACAGGGGGGGGCGCTGGTGCTCTATCCGGAGCAGCCGGAGAGCGCCAACCCGCGCAAGTGCTGGAACTGGTTTGACGCGGCCCACCAGCAGCGCGGTCGTGGCGAGCCCGCACTTCTGTCGGCGCTCATTGAGGAGGTACGCAGGAGCTACGGGGGCCAGAGCGGTCAGGTGCATCTGGTCGGGATTTCCGCCGGCGGGGCGATGGCCAATCTGTTGTTCGGCGCCTATCCGGAGCAGTTTGCCTCTGTCATGACAGTGGCGGGGGTGGCGTGGCAAGCGGCGCCGAACGTCGGGCGCGCGCTGGCGGTTATGCAGCAAGGGGCAGGTGACGCGCTCCCTGGTGGCGCCGCGTGGTTGACGGCCATGGGATCCCACGCGCAGGCGGTGCCCGTGGTGGTGGTGCATGGCGTGGCGGATCCGGTCGTGAGCGTACGAAACGCCGATGAAACGGCGCGGCAGTACGTACAATTGCACGATGCATTGGCGGCGAGGCAGGGGGCGCCGGCACTCGTGGTGACCGAACTCCCTGCGGTCACGATGAATGGCGTGGAGGTACGGGAAACGCAGTGGCGTAATGCCAGCGGACAGACCATGGTTGCCCTGCTGAGAGTAGAGGGCCTGGCGCATGCGTTTCCACGAGGTGATGCCTCGGGATCATTCACCGATCCGCGTGGACCCGATCTCGTTGCTCGGCTGCGAGCGTTTCTCACGGCGTCGCGCCGCTGA
- a CDS encoding TonB-dependent receptor yields MALALAVIPSAAAAQSGSLSGLVTDSTKAPLPGTQVTVVGTRFGATTGLDGKYRVLGVPVGSYTIRVQRIGAVARTFENVAIAGEADTRLDITLQASALQLGGYVVSASRRVEKITEAPATVTRINADQLTYTVGNSFTAALKEVKGVDFFQTGIAAAGINARGFNSAFNNRMLQMEDNRIAVLPENGLPVGVFTTIPKVDIAGVEVLVGPGAALYGPDASNGVVTLLSKDPKQFKGLTLETAAGSNTMNVGDFNNRKPGQVSFSSFQFRYANVWNKIGFKVTGERIFAQDWQNQNTYAAAVAGGPLSREQGADWSTGYTRGGAALVYYFDNGARLEYQGGASNSNGIGVTSAGRNQLRNWGYWNQQVRFTSDHWFAQAYATRSLSGQTFALNGYSQNRQAPRFASLSDDSVKSLSGFPADGRMSAAEVQYNRTFPALFNTRVVSGVQYRRDEVSSKRVWLSDAVTGEDILMTQLGAYAQTETPINEQTKLVFGARYDDPEFYDPQFSPKAALLVSPTENSTFRLTFNRAFKSPTTLQTSFFFRDFAPGLGVFGNRDGITVKNAAGTTLRTLAPVVPEVNNTFELGYKAVLKDRLYIDVAGYVARYKSFLSPLVVVANPFAGANATFAFNTATNTKYTNAAGGEQIALTYYNLGEATLSGIDAGWRYVVNNKVNWTGTASVLKLDSIIQRPGDPLEATALNSPQAKFTTGMDARDLKWDAFGGFVLRFVKDYQFLSGVHNGRIPGFVAFDFNVGRKLNSHTTMNLSVQNAFACTSGTTTPPLFLNAALPATYQRGWGCGLGRRHIELLNMPSIGSMAFFGIRYDR; encoded by the coding sequence ATGGCCCTGGCTCTCGCGGTGATCCCGTCCGCGGCTGCGGCGCAGTCAGGGAGTTTGTCTGGGTTGGTCACCGATAGTACCAAGGCGCCCTTGCCGGGCACGCAGGTGACCGTTGTGGGCACTCGCTTCGGGGCAACCACCGGACTGGACGGCAAGTACCGTGTGCTTGGCGTCCCCGTGGGTTCGTATACCATACGGGTCCAACGTATCGGAGCCGTCGCTCGCACGTTCGAAAACGTTGCCATCGCCGGTGAGGCGGACACCCGCCTCGATATCACCTTGCAGGCGTCGGCGCTGCAACTCGGTGGGTACGTGGTGTCCGCCTCGCGTCGAGTTGAAAAAATCACCGAAGCGCCTGCCACCGTGACCCGCATCAACGCGGACCAATTGACCTATACCGTGGGCAATTCGTTCACGGCCGCGCTGAAGGAAGTGAAGGGCGTGGATTTCTTCCAGACAGGCATTGCCGCGGCGGGTATCAACGCGCGCGGTTTCAACAGCGCGTTCAACAACCGCATGCTGCAGATGGAAGACAACCGTATCGCCGTGTTGCCGGAAAACGGGTTGCCGGTGGGCGTCTTTACCACGATTCCGAAGGTGGACATTGCCGGCGTTGAAGTGCTGGTGGGACCGGGTGCCGCGTTGTACGGCCCCGATGCCTCCAACGGCGTCGTGACGCTGCTCAGCAAGGATCCCAAGCAGTTCAAGGGGCTGACGCTGGAAACGGCGGCCGGAAGCAACACCATGAACGTGGGGGACTTCAATAACCGCAAGCCCGGACAGGTCAGCTTCTCCAGCTTTCAGTTCCGCTACGCCAACGTGTGGAACAAGATTGGATTCAAGGTCACGGGCGAGCGGATCTTTGCCCAGGATTGGCAGAATCAGAACACGTATGCCGCGGCGGTCGCCGGTGGTCCGCTCTCCCGCGAGCAGGGCGCCGACTGGAGCACCGGCTATACGCGCGGCGGTGCGGCGCTGGTGTACTATTTCGACAACGGGGCCCGCCTGGAGTATCAGGGTGGCGCCAGCAACAGTAACGGTATTGGTGTGACCAGCGCCGGCCGGAATCAGCTCCGCAACTGGGGCTACTGGAATCAGCAGGTGCGTTTCACCAGTGATCACTGGTTCGCCCAGGCGTATGCCACCCGTTCGTTGTCCGGGCAGACGTTTGCGCTGAACGGCTACTCGCAAAACCGTCAGGCGCCCCGCTTTGCGTCACTGAGCGACGATTCGGTCAAGTCGCTCTCCGGCTTCCCGGCCGATGGTCGCATGAGTGCCGCCGAAGTGCAGTACAACCGCACGTTCCCCGCGCTCTTCAATACTCGGGTGGTCTCCGGCGTCCAGTACCGTCGCGATGAGGTGAGTTCGAAGCGGGTCTGGCTGTCTGATGCCGTTACCGGTGAAGACATTCTGATGACGCAGCTGGGGGCCTACGCCCAGACCGAGACGCCGATCAACGAACAGACCAAACTGGTGTTCGGGGCACGCTACGACGATCCGGAGTTTTATGATCCGCAGTTCAGCCCCAAGGCCGCGCTGTTGGTGTCGCCCACGGAGAACAGCACGTTCCGCCTGACGTTCAATCGGGCGTTCAAGTCGCCCACCACACTGCAAACCAGCTTCTTCTTCCGGGACTTCGCACCTGGTCTTGGGGTATTCGGCAATCGTGATGGCATCACCGTCAAGAATGCGGCTGGTACCACACTGCGGACGCTGGCCCCCGTCGTCCCCGAGGTGAACAATACGTTTGAACTCGGGTATAAGGCGGTCCTCAAGGATCGACTGTACATCGACGTCGCCGGCTATGTCGCGCGCTACAAGTCGTTCCTCAGCCCGCTGGTGGTGGTCGCCAATCCGTTCGCCGGCGCGAACGCCACGTTCGCTTTCAACACGGCCACGAATACCAAGTACACGAACGCGGCCGGAGGGGAGCAAATTGCGCTCACGTATTACAACCTCGGCGAAGCCACCCTGTCGGGTATCGACGCCGGCTGGCGGTACGTGGTGAACAACAAGGTAAACTGGACCGGCACGGCGAGCGTGTTGAAGCTCGATTCCATCATTCAGCGTCCCGGTGATCCGCTGGAAGCCACCGCGCTGAACAGCCCGCAGGCCAAGTTCACGACCGGCATGGATGCGCGCGACCTCAAGTGGGATGCCTTCGGTGGGTTTGTGCTCCGCTTCGTGAAGGACTATCAGTTCCTGTCCGGCGTGCACAACGGTCGCATTCCGGGCTTCGTGGCCTTCGATTTCAACGTGGGCCGCAAGCTCAATAGCCACACGACGATGAATCTGTCGGTGCAGAATGCATTCGCCTGCACCAGCGGCACCACCACGCCGCCGTTGTTCCTTAACGCGGCGCTGCCGGCGACATACCAGCGTGGCTGGGGCTGCGGACTTGGTCGCCGGCACATTGAGTTGCTCAACATGCCGTCCATCGGCAGCATGGCGTTCTTCGGCATCCGGTACGACCGCTAA